A genomic region of Cyprinus carpio isolate SPL01 chromosome B13, ASM1834038v1, whole genome shotgun sequence contains the following coding sequences:
- the LOC109083084 gene encoding uncharacterized protein LOC109083084, with protein MALLLRVVISSTDARRLQLFEVPQSVESLISILKEKLQLQGQFVLQFEDPDFGNALCSLTDISELPSDKAVLHIQWCNSSLSETSLSVSSLDTASVDDSDGSLTSTTASVQRYLRTTSEWPLPFPIPPLSFDVELKLRRGNETYAETQTGIDVTRDIKMEILDKIVQAVFDIKAYPNNQEIESIASALISKYPCLKEPGKGKGYEGWLISLKNKLNNYRSKLRAAGCNEVSVNKKRKDVEHGHGFTMKKAKRGEVNFVPEHPCNHTDASLEEQRRLLIDETKKARSSMVVISEKMELTFSLRRKEVVEDQPMVVDVQQRWPALFLQEQIAEEFFRITNKDLLDVFRAAMDRFTPKLLKLYRARKAAFGEDMEQLLERLDERVTDVVNHRRTTALKGLPLFLREDPNKLFMTCKDTEDGAKGVSIAILCVLEDETQATSPEVVNIAVVLEQVVVLKDLPDISTALAYLFGLLYALNMSYPQALKYTFDTIQNVFMELGSGCTKRVLSLKNKLL; from the exons ATG GCTTTACTACTGCGAGTTGTCATTTCGTCAACTGATGCCCGGCGACTTCAGCTTTTTGAAGTGCCACAGTCTGTGGAGTCCCTTATTAGTATTCTGAAGGAGAAACTGCAGTTACAAGGACAGTTTGTCTTGCAGTTTGAAGACCCTGATTTTGGGAATGCCCTTTGCAGCCTGACTGACATCTCGGAACTGCCCAGTGACAAAGCAGTCTTGCATATTCAGTGGTGcaattcatcattgtctgaaacCAGCCTTTCTGTGTCATCTCTTGATACTGCTAGTGTTGATGACTCTGATGGATCCTTGACCAGCACCACAGCCTCTGTACAAAGGTATTTGCGCACAACCTCAGAATGGCCACTGCCATTCCCCATCCCACCCCTGTCATTTGATGTCGAGCTAAAACTACGACGAGGCAATGAGACATATGCAGAAACACAGACAGGCATTGATGTGACCAGAGACATAAAGATGGAGATTCTTGATAAAATAGTTCAGGCTGTTTTTGACATAAAGGCATATCCTAACAATCAAGAAATTGAGTCCATTGCATCTGCACTGATTTCCAAGTATCCATGCCTTAAGGAGCCTGGCAAAGGTAAGGGCTATGAAGGATGGTTGATCAGCCTAAAGAACAAGCTAAACAATTACCGTTCAAAATTGAGAGCAGCAGGCTGCAATGAAGTTAGTGTGAACAAGAAGCGTAAGGATGTTGAACATGGACATGGTTTCACCATGAAAAAAGCAAAGCGTGGAGAAGTGAATTTTGTCCCAGAACATCCATGCAACCACACTGATGCTTCACTTGAAGAACAAAGACGTTTATTGATCGATGAAACCAAAAAGGCAAGAAGCAGCATGGTGGTCATAAGTGAAAAAATGGAATTAACCTTTTCCCTGAGGAGAAAAGAAGTGGTAGAAGATCAACCAATGGTTGTAGACGTGCAGCAGAGGTGGCCTGCACTTTTTCTCCAGGAGCAG ATTGCTGAGGAATTCTTCAGAATCACGAATAAAGACCTTCTTGATGTCTTCAGGGCAGCTATGGATAGATTTACACCTAAGCTCTTGAAATTATACAGAGCTAGAAAAGCTGCATTTGGAGAGGACATGGAACAGCTCCTAGAAAGACTTGATGAAAGG GTGACCGATGTTGTTAATCACAGAAGGACTACTGCTTTGAAAGGCCTGCCTTTGTTTCTTCGAGAGGACCCAAACAAGCTGTTCATGACATGCAAA GACACCGAAGATGGGGCAAAAGGAGTGTCTATTGCCATTCTGTGTGTTTTGGAAGATGAAACCCAGGCGACATCACCCGAGGTTGTGAACATTGCTGTTGTCTTGGAGCAGGTCGTCGTTTTGAAAGATCTCCCAGATATTTCTACTGCTCTTGCATACCTTTTTGGCCTTCTGTATGCATTAAACATGTCCTATCCTCAAGCTCTTAAGTACACTTTTGACACCATTCAGAATGTTTTCATGGAGCTGGGATCTGGATGCACCAAACGTGTACTTTCTCTGAAGAACAAACTGttgtaa